The DNA sequence CCGGACCGCGGGGGAGTACCGGCTGGAACTCGCGCAAGGCGCGGCGTTCGGCGCCGCGGCACGCCAACGAGCCGGTCTGGTGATGCCGCACAACGAACTGGCCACCGGCGTCCTCTGTGGAATGTCCGTGGGCGAGGCGACACAAGTGACCGACGAGGCGCGGGCCGGACTGCCCGCCGACGACGTCCTGCCCACCTACGAAGTCTGGCGCCAGCGCATCAAGAGCGCCTTCGTTCCGTTGGTAGCGACACGAAAGCCGAGTGAGCAATGACCAGTATTGCCGTGGTCGGGATGGCGTGCCACTACCCCGACGCGCGTTCACCGCAGGAGCTGTGGGAGAACGCCATCGCGGGTCGCCGGGCGTTCCGGCGGCTCCCCGACGTCCGGATGAACCATGACGACTACTGGGATGCGGACCCGGCCGCCCCGGACCGCTTCTACGCGCGCAACGCCGCCGTCCTTGAGGGCTACGAGTTCGACCGGGTCGCCTACAAGGTCGCCGGCAGCACGTACCGGTCCACGGATCTGGCCCACTGGCTGGCCCTGGACACCGCCGCGACGGCGCTGGCCGATGCCGGGTTCCCGATGGGTGAGGGCCTGCCGCAGGAGCGGACCGGGGTGATCGTGGGCAACACCCTGACCGGGGAGTTCTCCCGCGCGAACCAGATGCGGCTGCGCTGGCCGTACGTGCGGCGGACCGTGGCGGCGGCGCTGCGGGCGGAGGGCTGGGACGACGAGCAGCTGTCCACCTTCCTCGCCAGCTACGAGAAGGCGTACAAGAGCCCGTTCCCGCCGCTCGACGAGGACACCCTCGCCGGCGCGCTGTCGAACACGATCGCCGGCCGCATCTGCAACTACTTCGACCTCAAGGGCGGCGGATACACCGTCGACGGCGCCTGCTCCTCGTCGCTGCTGTCCGTGGTGACCGCGTGCCGGGCGCTGCTCGACGGAGACCTGGACGTCGCCGTCGCCGGCGGTGTCGACCTGTCCATCGACCCGTTCGAGGTCATCGGCTTCGCCAAGACCGGCGCGCTCGCCACCGGTGAGATGCGGGTCTACGACCGTGCCTCCAACGGGTTCTGGCCCGGCGAGGGCTGCGGCATGGTGGTCCTGATGCGCACCGACCGGGCGGTCGAGGCCGGCCACCGGATCTACGCCTCGGTCGCCGGCTGGGGAATCTCCTCCGACGGCCACGGTGGCATCACTAGGCCCGAGGTCGACGGCTACCGGCTCGCGCTGCGCCGCGCGTACACCCGGGCCGGCTTCGGCGTCGACACCGTCGGGCTCTTCGAGGGGCACGGCACCGGCACGAAGGTCGGGGACGCCACCGAGCTGACGGCGCTGTCCAGCGCCCGCGAGGCGGCGAACCCCGAGGCGCCGCCGGCCGTGATCGGCTCGATCAAGGGCATGATCGGCCACACCAAGGCCGCCGCCGGGGTGGCCGGGTTCATCCGCGCCGCGATGGCCGTGCACCACGAGGTGCTTCCCCCGAGCGTCGGTTCCGTCGACCCGCACGAGATCCTCACCGACGACGGCGCCCGGCTGCGCACGCTGCGCAAGGCCGAGCCGTGGCCGGCCGAGGTGGAGGTGCGGGCCGGTATCACCGCGATGGGTTTCGGTGGCATCAACACGCACGTCGTGCTCGAACGCCACGGGCCGCGCCGGTCGGTGCCGGACCGCCGGGTGCGTGCCCTCGCCGCCTCGGTCCAGGACGCCGAACTGCTGCTGGTGGACGCCGCCTCGGCGGAGGAACTCGCCGCCCGGCTCGCCGAGCTGAGCGCCTTCGTGCCGACGATCTCGTACGCGCAACTCGGTGACCTCGCCGCGACGCTGCACCGCGACCTGCGGGGCCGGCCGTTCCGGGCGGCGGTCGTCGCCTCCTCGCCGGAGGAGGCCGAGCGGCTGCTGACCGCGGCCCGCGAGGCCGTCGAGTCCGGCGAGGCGACGCTGATCCGTCCGGACGGCCGCTTCCTGCTCGGACACGTCAGCGGCCCGGCCCGGATCAGCTTCCTCTTCCCGGGGCAGGGCTCCGGACGCGGCGTCAGCGGCGGCGCGCTGCGGCGGCGGTTCGCCGAGGTCGAGGACGTCTACCTGCGCGCCGCGCTGCCGACCGGCAGCGACGTCGTGGCGACCGAGGTGGCCCAGCCGCGCATCGTCACCGGGTCCGTCGCCGGGCAGCACGCCCTGGCGCTGCTCGGCATCGAGGCGTCGACCGCGATCGGGCACAGCCTCGGTGAGATCGTGGCCCTGCAATGGGCCGGCGCCATGAACGAGGACACCCTGCTGCGGGTGGCCGGCCTGCGGGGCCGGACCATGGCCGGGCACAGCCGGGCCGGCACGATGGCCGACATCGGGGCGCCGCCCGAGGCGCTCGACGCGATCATCGGGGACCTCCCGGTGGTCGTGTCCGCCTACAACGGACCCCAGCACACCGTCGTCTCCGGCTCGGTCGACGCGGTCGAGGCGGTCTGCCGCAAGGCCCAGGCGGCCGGACTGACCGCGACGCGGCTGCGGGTCTCGCACGCCTTCCACTCCCCGCTGGTGGCTCCGGCCGCCGACGCCTTCGCCGACACGCTCGCGGACGAGACCTTCCACCGGGTCGGCGCCCGGGTCGTCTCCACCGTCACCGGTGACGTGCTACCCGCCCGGACCGACGTGCGTGCGCTGCTCCGCCGCCAGATCACCGACCCGGTCCTGTTCAACCAGGCCGTCGCGCTGGCCGCCAAGAACACCGACCTGTTCGTCGAAGTCGGGCCCGGGCAGGTGCTCACCGGGCTGGCCGGCACGGTCACGGATGTTCCCGTGGTCGCGTTGGACACCGACAGCGAATCGCTCGCGAGTCTGCTCCGGGTCGCCGGCGCCGCGTACGTCACCGGCGCCGCGCCCGCCCCGGCGGCGCTGTTCGACGGCCGCCTCGTGCGGCCGCTGGAGGTCGGCGCCACGTTCTCCTTCCTGGCCAGCCCGTGCGAGCAGGCGCCGGAGCTCGGCGCGACGATCGAGCGCGGCCCCGCCGTGGCGACGACGCCCGTCGTCGCCGAATCCGCCGGGCCGGCCGGTGAGTCCACCCAGGACCTGCTGCGACGGCTCACGGCGGACCGCGCCGAGTTGCCGCTCGAACTCGTCGGGCCGGACAGCCGGCTGCTCGACGACCTGCACCTCAGCTCGATCACGGTCGGTCAGGTGGTGAACCAGCTCGCCCAGCGCCTGGACGTGCCGCCGGCCCAGATGCCGATCAACTTCGCCACCGCCACCATCCGCGAGCTCGCCGAGACGATGGAGGCCCTCGCGAACACGGCCCGGGACAGCGATGCCGCCGCCGCTCCGGTGGTGGCCGGGGTGGCCGCCTGGGCCCGGCCCTGGCGGGTCGACCTCGACGAGGTGCCGCTGCCGGCGGTCCCCGCCGACGCCGCCGCCAAGAACGGCCCGTGGCAGCTGCACGCCGACGCGGACCACCCGTTCGCCGCGGCGCTCGCGAGCACGCTCGAACAGTCCGGGCTCGGCAGCGGTGTCCTGGTCTGCCTGCCGCCCGACTGCACGGAGGAACAGCTGGAGTCCGCTCTCCGGGGCGCCCAGCAGGCCCTCGCCGCCGGCAGCACCCGCTTCGTCCTGGTCGGGCACGGTCGCGGCGCGGCGGCGATCGCCCGGACGCTGCACCTGGAGGCGCCGTCGGTGCTGGTCACCGTCGTGCACCTGCCCGCCGCCACCGACGCCGCGATCGAGCTGGTGGTGAAGGAGGTCGCCGCGACGACCTCCTTCAGCGAGGTGCACTACGACGATGGTGTCCGGCGGGTCCCGACCCTGCGCGCGATGCCGGTGCGCCCGGAGGCCCCGGTGGCCCCGCTCGGCGCGGACGACGTGCTGCTGGTCACCGGTGGAGGCAAGGGCATCACCGCCGAGTGTGCCCTCGCCCTGGCCGGCGACAGCGGCGCCAGGCTGGCGGTGCTGGGCCGCTCCGACCCCGCCCAGGACAGCGAGCTGGCGGCCAACCTGGCCCGGATCGCGGAGGCCGGCGTCACCGTGCGGTACGCCCGTGCCGACGTCACCGACGCCGCGGCCGTACGCCAGGCGGTGCGGGAGCTGTCCGACGAACTCGGCCCGGTCACCGCGGTCCTGCACGGCGCGGGCCGCAACGAACCGGCCGCACTGACGAGCCTGGACCCGGCCGCGTTCCGCGCCGCCCTGGCGCCGAAGGTCGACGGCCTGCGGGCGGTGCTCGACGCGGTCGACCCGTCCCGGCTCCGGCTGCTCGTGACGCTCGGCAGCATCATCGGCCGGGCGGGTCTGCGGGGCGAGGCGCACTACGCCACCGCCAACGACTGGCTGGCCGAGGAAACCACCGCGTTCGCCCGCGCGTATCCCGAGTGCCGCACGCTGTGCCTGGAGTGGTCGGTCTGGTCGGGCGTCGGCATGGGCGAGCGGCTGTCGGTCGTCGAGTCGCTCAGCCGCGAGGGCGTCACGCCCATCACCCCCAGCCAGGGCATCGCGATCCTGCGGCGGCTGGTCTCGGACACCGCGGCCCCGGTGGTGGTGGTGATCAGCGGTCGCACCGAGAGCGTCCACACGGTTCGGTACCACCAGCCGTCGTTGCCGCTGCTGCGGTTCGTCGACCGCGTGCTGATCCGCTACCACGAGGTCGAACTGGTGGTGGAGACGGAGCTGAACGTCGGCGCCGACCGCTACCTCGCGGACCACGATCTCGACGGCAACCTGCTGTTCCCCGCGGTGTTCGGGATGGAGGCCATGGCGCAGGTGGCCGCGGCCGTCTCCGGCTCGGACGCCGTCCCGGTCATCGAACGGGCGGAGTTCCTGCGCCCCATCATCGTCTCGCCGCACGGCCACACGAAGATCCAGGTGGCCGCGCTGCTGACGGACGACGACACCGTCGAGGTCGCGATCCGCAGCGAGGAGACCGGCTTCGCCGCCGACCACTTCACCGCGCGGCTGCGCCTCGACGGCGACAGCGCCCCGGCGGGCCCCCCGGACCAGGTGTCGGACGGGTTGACGCCGGCCCCGATCGCGCCCTCCGACGACCTGTACGGCGTGATCCTCTTCCAGGGCGCCCGGTTCCAGCGACTCCGGCAGTACCACCGGGCCGCCGCCCGTCACGTGGACGCGATCCTGGCGGCCGACGACTCGACCGAGTGGTTCGCCCCGTACGTCTCCCCGACGCTGTTGCTGGGGGACCCGGGCGTCCGCGACGCGCTCATGCACGGCAACCAGGTGTGCGTGCCGGACGCCACGCTGCTGCCCGCCGGCGTGGAACGGATCCATCCCGGCGGCGCGAAGCTCTTCAACGCCCGCGAGCTGCGCTACTGCGCCACCGAACGGGAGCGTGACGGCGACACCTACATCTACGACATCGCCCTGCGCGACGAGGCCGGGACGACCGTCGAGCGGTGGGAGGGGCTGCGGCTGCGCGCGGTCCGTAAGCAGGACGGATCCGGCCCGTGGGTGGCCCCGCTGCTCGGTCCCTTCCTGGAGCGCGCGCTCGGCGACCTGGGGATCACCGACGTGGCGGTCGCGATCGAGCCCGACGGGCCCGTGCCGGCGGACCCGGCCGAGCGGACCGCCGCGCGTCGCCGGACCAGCGCGGTCGCCGCCGGGCACGCGCTCGGACAGCCGGTCGAGATCACGTACCGGCCCGACGGGCGACCCGAGGTCGCCGGGGAACGCACCATCTCGATCGCGCACGGCGCCGGGATCACGCTGGCCGTCGCCGCTGAGGGCCTTCTCGGCTGCGACGTCGAGAGTGTGGCGCCGCGCGGCCCCGAGGAGTGGCAGGGACTGCTCGGCCCGCACGCCGGGGTGGCGGAGCTTCTGGCCGGCCACCCGGGTGAGACGCCGGACCTCGCCGCGACCCGTGTCTGGACCGCGATGGAGGCGATGCAGAAGGCCGGACTGCCGATGCACGGACCGCTCGTCGTGTCCGGCACGGACCGTCCCGGCTGGGTGCTCTTCGGCGCCGGCGGCGCCCGGGCGGCCTCCTTCGTCACCAGTCTGCGCGGCGGCGAGGGGCAAGTGGTGATCACTGTTCTGGCTGGTGCGAAGGGATGACCATGGAGAGCTACTACGAGCTGCGGCACATCATCGGGTTCGAGGAAACGAACATCGTCGGCAACGTCTACTACGTCAACTACCTGCGGTGGCAGGGCCGGTGCCGGGAGATGTTCCTCAAGGACCGGGCACCGGCCGTCCTCGCCGACCTCCAGGCCGACCTCAAGCTCTTCACGCTCAAGGTCGAGTGTGAGTTCTTCTCCGAACTCACCGCGTTCGACGAGATCGCCGTCCGGATGCGGCTGATCGAACTGGCGCAGACGCAACTCGAGTTCGGCTTCGACTACGTGCGCCTCGGCCCGGCCGGCGAGACGCTCGCCGCCCGGGGGACCCAGCGCGTCGCCTGCATGCGGGGCCCGAACAACCGGACGGTGCCCACCCGGGTTCCGGAGGCGCTCGAGGACGCCCTTGAGCCGTACCTCGTCGTCGGAGCCCGGCGATGACGACCTTCGACACCGAAGAGGTGACCGACTCGGCGCACATGCGTCGCGTCTGCGGGACCTTCGCCACCGGCGTCACGGTGGTCAGTGTCGGCGGGGACGAGCCGCACGCGATGACCGCGAACTCGTTCAGCGCCGTGTCGCTCGATCCACCGCTGGTCCTGGTGTGCGTCGACCGGGACGCCCTCATGCACCAGGTGCTCAGCCGCGCCGGCACCTTCGGTGTCTCCGTGCTGGCCTCCGACCAGGAGGCGGTGGCGCGCTACTACGCCGACCGGCGCCGCCCGCTCGGACCGGAACAGTTCGAGTTCGCCGACTGGCGGCCCGGCGGGAGGACGGACGCGCCGTTGCTCGCCGGGGCCGTCGCCCACTTCGAGTGCGAGCTGTGGCGGTCGTACGACGGGGGGGACCACACGATCTTCCTGGGCCGCCCGCGGGGCATGCGCCGGTACGGCGACGGCGACGCCCTGGTCTTCCTCGGTGGCCGGTTCCGCCGGCTCGACATGACGCCGTCCGCGGTGGTGACGTCGTGACCGCGGCCGTCCGCCCGGCGTCGCCGGCGCTGAACGGGCCGTCGCGGGCCGCCGCCATCAACATGTTGATCATGATGAACCGCGACCGCCTCGGCATGATGACCACCGCGGCGGCCCGCTACGGCGACGCCGCCCGGCTGCCGGTCGGACCGAAGACGCTCTACTTCTTCAACCACCCCGGCCACGCCAAGCACGTGCTCGCGGACAACGCCGCCAACTACCACAAGGGCATCGGCCTGGTGCACGCCCGCCGGGCACTCGGCGACGGGCTGCTCACCAGCGAGGGTGACCTGTGGCGCAAACAGCGCAAGGTGGTGCAGCCGGCGTTCCAGAGCCGGCGCATCGCCGCGCAGGCCGGCATCGTCGCCGAGGAGGCAGCCGCCCTCGTCGACCGGCTGCGGACGCTGGGTCGCAACGGCCCGGTGGACGTGTTCCACGAGATGACGGGCCTGACGCTCGGTGTGCTCGGGCGCACCCTGCTCGACACCGACCTCGGCCGGTTCCCGTCGATCGGCCGCGACTTCACCGCGGTGCAGGACCAGGCCATGTTCGAGCTCGCGACGTTGAGCGCCGTGCCGCCCTGGGTGCCGCTGCCGCGTCAGCTGCGGTTCCGGCGGGCCCGTCGTCGCCTCCAGACGATCGTCGACCAGCTGGTCGACGAGCGCGGCGGCCACTCCGGCGACCGCGACGACGTGCTGTCGCGGCTCATCGTGTCCGCCCGGGCCGAGTCCGACCCCCGGGTCGGCCGGCAGCGGCTGCGCGACGAACTCGTGACGCTGCTGCTCGCCGGGCACGAGACCACCGCCAGCACGCTGAGCTGGGCGCTGTACCTGATCGACAGGCATCCCGAGGTGCGCCACCGGATGCGGGAGGAGGCGATCACGGTGCTCGGGGACCGGCTGCCGACCTTCGACGACCTGGGCCGGCTGCGGTACACCGCGATGGTCATCGACGAGGTCGTGCGGCTGTACCCGCCGGTGTGGATCCTGCCGCGCAAGACGCTCGCCGAAGACGTCGTCGGCGGGTACCACGTGCCGGCGGGCGTCGACGTGCTGATCTGCCCCTACACGCTGCACCGGCATCGGGACTTCTGGGACCGCCCGGAGGAGTTCGACCCGGAGCGCTTCGACCCGGTCCGGTCCACCGACCGCCCGCGGTACGCCTACATCCCGTTCGGCGCGGGACCGCGGTTCTGCGTCGGCAACCACCTCGGCCTGATGGAAGCCGCCTTCGTCCTCGCGATGTTGAGCCGGGACCTGAGGCTCACCAAGGTCGCCACGCACGACGTCGTACCGGAACCGATGCTGTCGCTGCGCATGCGCGGCGGCATGCCGATGACCGTCAGCTCGGCCGACTGACGGACGACCGGGTGACCGCGGACCGCGGTCACCCATGACCGCACCACCCAAGAGCCCGTCCTCGCCGGGGCGGGCGTCACCCGAGGGGGACCGTTGCCACCGAAACCAGTGGGTCCGCTGCGCCGGCTCATTCCCGTCATGCTCGTCCTGGTGCTCGTCGCGGGGCTGTTCACGATCTCGCGACTGCCGTCCGCGTCCGCGGCGGACCGGGAGGCGATGGCATCGCGGTTCGCGTTCACCGAACTGCCCATCGCGTTCCCGCCAGGCCTGCCGCAGCGCACGGTCCGCACCGTGAACCCGAAGTACAAGCACATCCGCTCCTGGATCTCGTCGGTCGGCGCCGGAGTGGCGCTCAACGACCTCGACGGGCAGGGCGGAGCCAACGACCTCTGCCTGGTCGACCCGCGCAGCGACAGCGTCGTCGTCACCCCCGCACCCGGCGGGGGCGCCACGTACGCGCCGTTCGTGGTGGACCCGGCGCCGCTGCCGATGGGCCCGGCGATCGCCCCGATGGGGTGCGTGCCGGGCGACTTCAACGTCGACGGCCGGACCGATCTGCTGGTCATCTACTGGGGTCGCACGCCCGTCGTGTTCCTCCAGAAGGGCGACGCCAAGGGCCTGAGCCTGGCGTCGTACCACCCGGTCGAGCTGATCCCGCAGCAGAAGACCACCGACGGCCTGTACCGCGGGCCGCTGTGGAACACCAACGCGACCGCGATCGCCGACTTCGACGGCGACGGCCGACCCGACATCGGCATCTTCAACTACTTCCCGGACTCCCAGGTGCTCGACCCGCAGGGTCTGCCCAACGTGCAGATGAACCACTCCATGTCCCGGGCGCAGAACGCGGGCGGGGCGCACATCCTGCGGTGGACCGGGGCCACCAGCGGCGCCGAGCCGAGTGTCACCTACGAGGTGCAGGACGCGATCGACCCCCGGTACGCCACCGGGTGGACCCTCGCCTCGGCCTCCGCCGACCTCGACGGTGACCTGCTGCCCGAGCTGTACCTCGCCAACGACTTCGGCAACGACCGGTTCTTCCACAACGTGTCGGTGCCCGGCCGCATCAAGTTCAGCCTGGCCGAGGGCCGCCGCG is a window from the Micromonospora sp. DSM 45708 genome containing:
- a CDS encoding acyl-CoA thioesterase; protein product: MESYYELRHIIGFEETNIVGNVYYVNYLRWQGRCREMFLKDRAPAVLADLQADLKLFTLKVECEFFSELTAFDEIAVRMRLIELAQTQLEFGFDYVRLGPAGETLAARGTQRVACMRGPNNRTVPTRVPEALEDALEPYLVVGARR
- a CDS encoding cytochrome P450, whose product is MLIMMNRDRLGMMTTAAARYGDAARLPVGPKTLYFFNHPGHAKHVLADNAANYHKGIGLVHARRALGDGLLTSEGDLWRKQRKVVQPAFQSRRIAAQAGIVAEEAAALVDRLRTLGRNGPVDVFHEMTGLTLGVLGRTLLDTDLGRFPSIGRDFTAVQDQAMFELATLSAVPPWVPLPRQLRFRRARRRLQTIVDQLVDERGGHSGDRDDVLSRLIVSARAESDPRVGRQRLRDELVTLLLAGHETTASTLSWALYLIDRHPEVRHRMREEAITVLGDRLPTFDDLGRLRYTAMVIDEVVRLYPPVWILPRKTLAEDVVGGYHVPAGVDVLICPYTLHRHRDFWDRPEEFDPERFDPVRSTDRPRYAYIPFGAGPRFCVGNHLGLMEAAFVLAMLSRDLRLTKVATHDVVPEPMLSLRMRGGMPMTVSSAD
- a CDS encoding flavin reductase family protein; translated protein: MTTFDTEEVTDSAHMRRVCGTFATGVTVVSVGGDEPHAMTANSFSAVSLDPPLVLVCVDRDALMHQVLSRAGTFGVSVLASDQEAVARYYADRRRPLGPEQFEFADWRPGGRTDAPLLAGAVAHFECELWRSYDGGDHTIFLGRPRGMRRYGDGDALVFLGGRFRRLDMTPSAVVTS
- a CDS encoding type I polyketide synthase; this encodes MTSIAVVGMACHYPDARSPQELWENAIAGRRAFRRLPDVRMNHDDYWDADPAAPDRFYARNAAVLEGYEFDRVAYKVAGSTYRSTDLAHWLALDTAATALADAGFPMGEGLPQERTGVIVGNTLTGEFSRANQMRLRWPYVRRTVAAALRAEGWDDEQLSTFLASYEKAYKSPFPPLDEDTLAGALSNTIAGRICNYFDLKGGGYTVDGACSSSLLSVVTACRALLDGDLDVAVAGGVDLSIDPFEVIGFAKTGALATGEMRVYDRASNGFWPGEGCGMVVLMRTDRAVEAGHRIYASVAGWGISSDGHGGITRPEVDGYRLALRRAYTRAGFGVDTVGLFEGHGTGTKVGDATELTALSSAREAANPEAPPAVIGSIKGMIGHTKAAAGVAGFIRAAMAVHHEVLPPSVGSVDPHEILTDDGARLRTLRKAEPWPAEVEVRAGITAMGFGGINTHVVLERHGPRRSVPDRRVRALAASVQDAELLLVDAASAEELAARLAELSAFVPTISYAQLGDLAATLHRDLRGRPFRAAVVASSPEEAERLLTAAREAVESGEATLIRPDGRFLLGHVSGPARISFLFPGQGSGRGVSGGALRRRFAEVEDVYLRAALPTGSDVVATEVAQPRIVTGSVAGQHALALLGIEASTAIGHSLGEIVALQWAGAMNEDTLLRVAGLRGRTMAGHSRAGTMADIGAPPEALDAIIGDLPVVVSAYNGPQHTVVSGSVDAVEAVCRKAQAAGLTATRLRVSHAFHSPLVAPAADAFADTLADETFHRVGARVVSTVTGDVLPARTDVRALLRRQITDPVLFNQAVALAAKNTDLFVEVGPGQVLTGLAGTVTDVPVVALDTDSESLASLLRVAGAAYVTGAAPAPAALFDGRLVRPLEVGATFSFLASPCEQAPELGATIERGPAVATTPVVAESAGPAGESTQDLLRRLTADRAELPLELVGPDSRLLDDLHLSSITVGQVVNQLAQRLDVPPAQMPINFATATIRELAETMEALANTARDSDAAAAPVVAGVAAWARPWRVDLDEVPLPAVPADAAAKNGPWQLHADADHPFAAALASTLEQSGLGSGVLVCLPPDCTEEQLESALRGAQQALAAGSTRFVLVGHGRGAAAIARTLHLEAPSVLVTVVHLPAATDAAIELVVKEVAATTSFSEVHYDDGVRRVPTLRAMPVRPEAPVAPLGADDVLLVTGGGKGITAECALALAGDSGARLAVLGRSDPAQDSELAANLARIAEAGVTVRYARADVTDAAAVRQAVRELSDELGPVTAVLHGAGRNEPAALTSLDPAAFRAALAPKVDGLRAVLDAVDPSRLRLLVTLGSIIGRAGLRGEAHYATANDWLAEETTAFARAYPECRTLCLEWSVWSGVGMGERLSVVESLSREGVTPITPSQGIAILRRLVSDTAAPVVVVISGRTESVHTVRYHQPSLPLLRFVDRVLIRYHEVELVVETELNVGADRYLADHDLDGNLLFPAVFGMEAMAQVAAAVSGSDAVPVIERAEFLRPIIVSPHGHTKIQVAALLTDDDTVEVAIRSEETGFAADHFTARLRLDGDSAPAGPPDQVSDGLTPAPIAPSDDLYGVILFQGARFQRLRQYHRAAARHVDAILAADDSTEWFAPYVSPTLLLGDPGVRDALMHGNQVCVPDATLLPAGVERIHPGGAKLFNARELRYCATERERDGDTYIYDIALRDEAGTTVERWEGLRLRAVRKQDGSGPWVAPLLGPFLERALGDLGITDVAVAIEPDGPVPADPAERTAARRRTSAVAAGHALGQPVEITYRPDGRPEVAGERTISIAHGAGITLAVAAEGLLGCDVESVAPRGPEEWQGLLGPHAGVAELLAGHPGETPDLAATRVWTAMEAMQKAGLPMHGPLVVSGTDRPGWVLFGAGGARAASFVTSLRGGEGQVVITVLAGAKG